A region from the Cydia amplana chromosome 7, ilCydAmpl1.1, whole genome shotgun sequence genome encodes:
- the LOC134649592 gene encoding odorant receptor 2a-like isoform X1 — protein MSKILYKNMKFDNIFWIATTAMRLNRSHPYIPRDKKWRTQFTAILILSACCCSFLLYSTFFHDIPCGAYADACKSAIMAIVAFTITYKYLIILRYQESITDLIRIVDEDYELAKGFCEEEQRIVYKYSKRGVKVTQYWFISACSTSAIFPVKAFVLMAKSYLAGEFQLVPLFEMTYPWILNDYKNVHVVFIMLFGLTLFFDLYATSMYVGFDPIVPIFMLHLCGQLDILNLRISKLFSNTEDSTETIRENLRRIILHLQDIYKFIEIIKTNFTVLYEFIMKTTTFLLPLTAFQITESLRNGEINLEFIGFFTGVILHFYIPCYYSDLLMETGENFRLAIYSCGWEKHSDKRMMRTVLFMLTRALKPIVISTVFCAICLDTFAQMCREAYSIFNLMNAAWA, from the exons ATGTCGAAAATACTTTATAAGAACATGAAATTTGATAATATCTTTTGGATTGCCACAACAGCAATGCGTCTGAATCGGTCCCATCCTTACATCCCGCGGGATAAGAAGTGGCGCACCCAATTTACTGCTATATTAATTTTATCCGCTTGCTGTTGTTCGTTCTTGTTGTATTCAACATTTTTTCACGACATACCGTGTGGTGCATATGCTGATGCTTGCAAAAGTGCAATAATGGCAATAGTTGCTTTCACGATCACGTACAAGTACTTGATTATTTTGCGATATCAGGAGTCTATTACCGACCTTATTCGCATTGTGGATGAGGACTACGAACTGGCCAAGGGGTTCTGTGAAGAAGAGCAACGCATCGTTTATAAGTACTCTAAGAGAGGGGTAAAAGTTACCCAGTACTGGTTCATATCAGCTTGTTCGACGAGCGCCATTTTCCCGGTCAAAGCATTTGTGCTTATGGCAAAGTCTTATTTAGCGGGTGAATTCCAACTGGTGCCGCTGTTCGAAATGACATACCCTTGGATTCTGAACGATTATAAAAATGTACATGTCGTTTTCATAATGTTATTCGGTTTAACACTCTTCTTTGATTTGTATGCGACTTCAATGTATGTAGGATTTGATCCGATTGTCCCGATATTTATGCTTCATTTGTGCGGGCAGTTAGATATCCTTAACCTGCGTATATCGAAATTGTTCTCAAATACAGAGGACTCCACTGAAACTATTCGAGAAAACTTAAGAAGAATTATTTTACATcttcaagatatttacaa attcattgaaattattaaaaCCAACTTCACAGTGTTGTACGAATTTATAATGAAAACGACAACTTTTCTACTTCCTCTGACTGCATTTCAAATTACCGAG tcTCTTCGAAACGGAGAAATTAATCTAGAATTCATAGGATTCTTTACTGGCGTGATATTACACTTCTACATACCTTGTTATTATAGCGATCTCTTAATGGAGACG GGCGAAAACTTCCGTCTGGCGATATATTCTTGCGGCTGGGAGAAGCACTCGGACAAGCGCATGATGCGCACCGTCCTGTTCATGCTGACACGCGCCCTTAAGCCGATCGTCATTAGCACCGTCTTCTGCGCCATCTGTCTCGACACCTTTGCCCAG atgtGCCGAGAAGCGTACTCTATATTCAATCTGATGAACGCAGCTTGGGCTTGA
- the LOC134649695 gene encoding arylsulfatase B-like, with product MADDLTVFKLKGWDDVSFHGSDQIMTPNIDVLAYQGAMLQQYYSDTQGTAARSALFTGKYPMRLGTQSDSILASEDRGIPVSERLLPEYLRELGYVTHLVGKWHVGKSREYYLPNYRGFDTFYGFLDGSVDYYTYNLVENCNGTSFFGLNFYENLAPVEDQSGHLTEILTDRAVNLIRNHNTTKPLYLHVSHAAPHTGGGLVSLQPPVNTLAENSHIAHTARRMYAGLVASLDKSVGHIIAALAEREMLKNTIIVFVSDNGAGATENFGCNLPLRGEKSTPWEGAARSVALVWHASVLPYRNDQIFHVTDWLPTLLSAARGDIPKNIDGIDQWGTIVKGEVSKRDSVLITIDDLNGWAAFREGDYKIIVGNVSKEKSKYQGKELKAVRHNSFPYENVLLASEVYLVFKETLNLRLDIESVYEMRNNSKLVEIVNDIPDEAICFPTLAKGCLFNVSEDPTEAFDLWHAKMDIVRRMSLRLRGLWTEMSPRPLLKADPRANPLNQNYVWFSWVPNEEVIDAPRKPVPPFPLQVSRDELQYVVDLSLNSFKDKIQDYIKNMGESFVTSVGGLFNF from the exons ATGGCGGATGACTTg actgtatttaaattaaagggTTGGGATGACGTCAGTTTCCACGGGTCCGATCAAATAATGACCCCCAACATCGACGTGCTCGCCTACCAGGGCGCCATGCTTCAGCAATACTACTCGGACACGCAGGGCACGGCCGCCAGGAGCGCCCTTTTCACAGGAAAATACCCCATGAGGCTCG GCACACAAAGCGATTCCATACTAGCATCAGAAGACCGAGGTATCCCAGTATCGGAGAGGCTGCTACCCGAGTACCTGCGGGAACTAGGCTACGTCACGCACTTGGTCGGCAAGTGGCACGTCGGCAAATCCCGGGAATACTATCTGCCTAATTACAGGGGATTTGATACTTTCTACGGCTTCCTAGACGGCTCCGTGGATTACTATACGTACAACTTGGTCGAG aATTGTAACGGCACGTCATTCTTTGGTCTCAATTTCTACGAAAACCTGGCGCCCGTGGAGGATCAAAGTGGGCATCTTACGGAAATACTCACTGACAGAGCTGTTAACT TGATAAGAAACCACAACACAACGAAGCCATTGTACCTCCACGTGTCGCACGCGGCTCCACACACCGGCGGAGGCTTGGTGTCCCTGCAACCCCCTGTCAACACCTTGGCGGAAAACAGCCATATAGCACACACAGCCAGACGCATGTATGCCG GTCTTGTTGCAAGCTTAGACAAGAGCGTTGGACATATAATTGCAGCTTTAGCAGAGAGGGAAATGTTAAAAAACACAATCATAGTTTTCGTATCTGATAACGGAGCTGGTGCAACTGAAAATTTTGGATGCAACTTGCCGCTGCGAGGAGAGAAGAGTACTCCATGGGAAGGAGCTGCGAGATCTGTGGCTCTCGTATGGCACGCTTCAGTGTTACCTTATAGAAACGATCAGATATTCCACGTTACTGATTGGTTGCCCACTTTGCTGTCAGCTGCACGTGGCGATATACCCAAAAACATTGACGGAATCGACCAATGGGGTACAATTGTAAAGGGCGAGGTATCTAAACGGGACAGCGTACTAATAACAATTGACGATCTTAACGGTTGGGCTGCGTTCAGAGAAGGCGACTATAAAATAATTGTGGGGAATGTAAGCAAAGAAAAGAGTAAATATCAAGGCAAAGAGCTCAAGGCAGTGCGACATAACTCGTTCCCGTACGAAAATGTGCTGCTGGCATCTGAAGTATACTTAGTGTTTAAAGAAACACTGAATCTGCGTTTAGACATAGAATCAGTCTACGAGATGCGCAATAACAGTAAACTGGTAGAAATAGTTAATGATATACCAGACGAGGCAATTTGTTTTCCAACATTAG CAAAAGGCTGCCTCTTTAACGTGTCTGAAGATCCTACTGAGGCTTTTGATCTGTGGCATGCAAAGATGGATATAGTTAGACGCATGAGTTTACGGCTAAGAGGTCTTTGGACAGAGATGAGTCCAAGGCCACTACTCAAAGCGGATCCTAGAGCGAATCCATTAAATCAGAACTACGTGTGGTTCTCTTGGGTACCTAATGAAGAAGTAATCGATGCACCACGAAAACCCGTCCCGCCTTTTCCTTTACAGGTGTCAAGAGATGAGCTGCAGTATGTTGTCGACCTCAGTTTAAATTCGTTCAAAGATAAAATCCAGGACTACATTAAAAACATGGGAGAATCATTTGTTACGAGCGTCGGTGGcttgtttaatttttag
- the LOC134649592 gene encoding uncharacterized protein LOC134649592 isoform X2, which produces MSKILYKNMKFDNIFWIATTAMRLNRSHPYIPRDKKWRTQFTAILILSACCCSFLLYSTFFHDIPCGAYADACKSAIMAIVAFTITYKYLIILRYQESITDLIRIVDEDYELAKGFCEEEQRIVYKYSKRGVKVTQYWFISACSTSAIFPVKAFVLMAKSYLAGEFQLVPLFEMTYPWILNDYKNVHVVFIMLFGLTLFFDLYATSMYVGFDPIVPIFMLHLCGQLDILNLRISKLFSNTEDSTETIRENLRRIILHLQDIYKFIEIIKTNFTVLYEFIMKTTTFLLPLTAFQITEGENFRLAIYSCGWEKHSDKRMMRTVLFMLTRALKPIVISTVFCAICLDTFAQMCREAYSIFNLMNAAWA; this is translated from the exons ATGTCGAAAATACTTTATAAGAACATGAAATTTGATAATATCTTTTGGATTGCCACAACAGCAATGCGTCTGAATCGGTCCCATCCTTACATCCCGCGGGATAAGAAGTGGCGCACCCAATTTACTGCTATATTAATTTTATCCGCTTGCTGTTGTTCGTTCTTGTTGTATTCAACATTTTTTCACGACATACCGTGTGGTGCATATGCTGATGCTTGCAAAAGTGCAATAATGGCAATAGTTGCTTTCACGATCACGTACAAGTACTTGATTATTTTGCGATATCAGGAGTCTATTACCGACCTTATTCGCATTGTGGATGAGGACTACGAACTGGCCAAGGGGTTCTGTGAAGAAGAGCAACGCATCGTTTATAAGTACTCTAAGAGAGGGGTAAAAGTTACCCAGTACTGGTTCATATCAGCTTGTTCGACGAGCGCCATTTTCCCGGTCAAAGCATTTGTGCTTATGGCAAAGTCTTATTTAGCGGGTGAATTCCAACTGGTGCCGCTGTTCGAAATGACATACCCTTGGATTCTGAACGATTATAAAAATGTACATGTCGTTTTCATAATGTTATTCGGTTTAACACTCTTCTTTGATTTGTATGCGACTTCAATGTATGTAGGATTTGATCCGATTGTCCCGATATTTATGCTTCATTTGTGCGGGCAGTTAGATATCCTTAACCTGCGTATATCGAAATTGTTCTCAAATACAGAGGACTCCACTGAAACTATTCGAGAAAACTTAAGAAGAATTATTTTACATcttcaagatatttacaa attcattgaaattattaaaaCCAACTTCACAGTGTTGTACGAATTTATAATGAAAACGACAACTTTTCTACTTCCTCTGACTGCATTTCAAATTACCGAG GGCGAAAACTTCCGTCTGGCGATATATTCTTGCGGCTGGGAGAAGCACTCGGACAAGCGCATGATGCGCACCGTCCTGTTCATGCTGACACGCGCCCTTAAGCCGATCGTCATTAGCACCGTCTTCTGCGCCATCTGTCTCGACACCTTTGCCCAG atgtGCCGAGAAGCGTACTCTATATTCAATCTGATGAACGCAGCTTGGGCTTGA